Proteins from a genomic interval of Polaribacter sp. Q13:
- the clpX gene encoding ATP-dependent Clp protease ATP-binding subunit ClpX, with translation MSKEENLECSFCGRKKAETDLLIAGMDAHICDKCIEQAYGIVQEEISEGKSSDLSKDLTLKKPLQIKEFLDQYIIGQLETKRAMAVAVYNHYKRLLQTKDDKDDVEIEKSNIVLVGETGTGKTLVAKTIARMLNVPFAIVDATVLTQAGYVGEDVESILSKLLQAADYDVEKAQRGIIFIDEIDKIARKGDNPSITRDVSGEGVQQALLKLLEGTVVNVAPKGGRKHPEQKFIEVDTKEILFIAGGAFSGIERYISKRLNMQAVGFGASLDDDKVDEENLLQYIIPSDLKAFGLIPEIIGRLPVLSYMNPLDAKTLRSILTEPKNAIIKQYTKLFTMDDVAFSIDEEALNYIVEKAVEYKLGARGLRSLCEAIFTDAMFDLPSSNEKELNVTKAYAEAKLSNTTLKKLKAAS, from the coding sequence ATGTCGAAAGAAGAAAATTTAGAATGTTCGTTTTGCGGACGAAAAAAAGCAGAAACAGACTTGTTAATAGCAGGTATGGATGCTCATATATGCGATAAATGTATAGAACAAGCCTACGGTATTGTTCAGGAAGAAATTTCTGAAGGAAAATCTAGCGACTTATCTAAAGATTTAACGCTAAAGAAACCTTTGCAAATTAAAGAGTTTTTAGATCAATACATTATTGGTCAATTAGAAACTAAAAGAGCAATGGCAGTAGCGGTTTATAATCATTACAAAAGATTACTACAAACCAAAGACGATAAAGACGATGTAGAAATAGAGAAATCTAACATTGTTTTAGTTGGAGAAACCGGAACCGGAAAAACCTTAGTAGCAAAAACAATTGCAAGAATGTTAAACGTTCCTTTTGCTATTGTAGATGCCACTGTTTTAACGCAAGCTGGGTATGTTGGTGAAGATGTAGAAAGTATTTTAAGTAAATTATTACAAGCTGCAGATTACGATGTAGAAAAAGCGCAAAGAGGTATTATTTTTATCGATGAAATAGATAAAATTGCTCGTAAAGGAGACAATCCATCAATAACAAGAGATGTTTCTGGTGAAGGAGTACAGCAAGCTTTATTAAAATTATTAGAAGGTACTGTTGTAAATGTTGCGCCAAAAGGAGGTAGAAAACATCCGGAGCAGAAATTTATAGAAGTAGACACTAAAGAGATTTTATTTATTGCAGGTGGTGCTTTTTCTGGAATCGAAAGATATATTAGCAAGCGTTTAAATATGCAAGCTGTAGGTTTTGGAGCTTCTTTAGATGATGACAAAGTAGATGAAGAAAACTTGTTGCAATACATTATTCCTTCAGATTTAAAAGCTTTTGGTTTAATTCCGGAGATTATTGGACGTTTACCAGTTTTAAGCTACATGAATCCTTTAGATGCAAAAACATTAAGGTCTATTTTAACAGAACCAAAAAACGCTATTATAAAACAGTATACCAAGTTATTTACAATGGATGATGTGGCCTTTTCTATAGACGAAGAAGCTCTAAATTATATTGTAGAAAAAGCGGTAGAATATAAATTAGGAGCAAGAGGTTTGCGTTCTTTATGTGAGGCAATTTTTACAGATGCAATGTTCGATTTACCAAGTTCTAACGAAAAAGAACTAAATGTAACCAAAGCATATGCAGAAGCAAAATTATCTAATACAACATTAAAGAAATTAAAGGCAGCTTCTTAA
- the dnaG gene encoding DNA primase: MILRSTIDRIFESARVEEVIGEFVVLKKAGSNFKGLSPFTDEKSPSFMVSPVKQIWKDFSTGKGGNSVSFLMEHEHYTYPEALRWLAKKYNIEIEESEQTDDEKAQMNERESMFMVSNFAKDYFHDLMLTSNKGKAIGLSYFKERGFTDETIKKFELGYCMDEWDNFTNAALKKGYDLKFLASTGLTIVKENKQFDRFKGRVMFPIHSMSGRILGFGGRILTSDKKAAKYLNSPESDIYHKSKILYGLYQAKKEIAKQDNCFLVEGYTDVISFNQSGVENVVASSGTALTPDQIRLVNRLTKNITVLFDGDAAGIRASIRGIDLILEQGMNVKVVQFPDGEDPDSFAKANSNAELAVYLEESAQDFINFKVSLLLKDSNNDPIKKAGVIRDIVTSISKIPDGIQREVYVQECSRIMDISERVLFSELAQLLKKGLQQKSKPSRQQYSPQQDPNEPPPEYFKEQDQTTKMGLVKGGAIASQKIDQLSILENEIIKILLLYGNEEVEFTEEVLHVDDNGKEKIDVRKYENTVSAEIYVHLHEDEIEFSNELFQEIYTEIIHQLNQLEKLDIDGLINHKNTEISTIVTSILMEKENPSRQLSNWEGQNIEVKSALEVLAKDVNDVVYNLRRVLIGEKIDELMSEAISNQGGPIDLEVIRNYTSLKMRLFEKLNRVV; encoded by the coding sequence ATGATATTAAGAAGTACCATAGACCGCATTTTCGAATCTGCAAGAGTAGAAGAGGTTATTGGAGAATTTGTAGTGCTTAAAAAAGCAGGAAGTAACTTTAAAGGTTTGAGTCCGTTTACAGATGAAAAATCACCTTCTTTTATGGTGTCTCCAGTAAAACAAATCTGGAAAGATTTTTCTACAGGAAAAGGAGGGAACTCAGTTTCCTTTTTAATGGAGCATGAGCATTACACTTATCCAGAAGCCTTAAGGTGGTTGGCCAAAAAGTACAATATAGAAATAGAAGAAAGCGAGCAAACGGATGATGAAAAAGCGCAGATGAATGAACGTGAAAGTATGTTTATGGTGTCTAATTTTGCTAAAGACTATTTTCATGATTTAATGCTTACTTCTAATAAAGGGAAAGCCATAGGATTGTCTTATTTTAAAGAACGTGGTTTTACAGACGAAACCATTAAAAAGTTCGAATTAGGATATTGTATGGACGAGTGGGATAATTTTACAAATGCCGCTTTAAAGAAAGGCTACGACTTAAAATTTTTAGCATCCACCGGACTTACAATTGTAAAAGAAAATAAGCAGTTCGATCGTTTTAAAGGACGTGTAATGTTTCCAATACACTCTATGTCGGGACGAATCTTAGGTTTTGGAGGACGAATTTTAACTTCCGATAAAAAAGCAGCTAAATATTTAAATTCACCCGAGAGTGATATTTACCATAAAAGTAAAATTCTCTACGGATTATACCAAGCAAAGAAAGAAATAGCAAAACAAGACAACTGTTTCTTGGTAGAAGGGTATACAGATGTTATTTCCTTTAATCAATCAGGGGTAGAGAATGTAGTTGCATCTTCTGGTACGGCTTTAACACCAGATCAAATAAGATTGGTAAATAGATTAACAAAAAACATTACTGTACTTTTTGATGGTGATGCAGCTGGAATTAGAGCTTCTATTCGTGGTATCGATTTAATTTTGGAACAAGGAATGAACGTAAAAGTAGTTCAGTTTCCAGACGGAGAAGATCCAGATAGTTTTGCTAAAGCCAATTCAAATGCAGAATTAGCAGTTTATTTAGAGGAATCTGCACAAGATTTTATCAACTTTAAAGTATCACTTTTATTAAAAGATTCTAACAACGATCCTATAAAAAAAGCCGGAGTAATTAGAGATATTGTAACAAGTATATCTAAAATACCTGATGGAATTCAAAGAGAAGTGTACGTGCAAGAATGTTCTAGAATTATGGATATTTCGGAGCGTGTATTATTTAGTGAATTAGCACAGTTATTAAAAAAAGGTCTGCAACAAAAAAGCAAACCAAGTAGGCAACAATACAGTCCGCAGCAAGACCCAAATGAGCCTCCACCAGAGTATTTTAAAGAGCAAGACCAAACTACCAAAATGGGATTGGTTAAAGGGGGGGCAATTGCGTCTCAGAAAATAGATCAGCTTTCAATTTTAGAAAATGAGATTATTAAAATTTTACTTTTATATGGAAATGAAGAAGTAGAATTTACCGAAGAGGTTTTGCATGTTGATGATAATGGAAAAGAAAAAATAGATGTAAGAAAATATGAGAATACGGTTTCCGCAGAAATTTATGTGCATTTACATGAAGATGAAATAGAATTTTCTAATGAACTTTTTCAAGAGATTTACACAGAAATTATTCATCAGTTAAATCAGTTAGAAAAGTTAGATATTGATGGTTTAATTAATCATAAAAATACAGAAATATCTACCATTGTAACTTCCATTTTAATGGAGAAAGAAAACCCTAGTAGACAATTAAGTAATTGGGAAGGGCAGAACATAGAAGTGAAGTCTGCTTTAGAAGTTTTAGCCAAAGATGTTAACGATGTGGTTTATAATTTAAGGAGAGTTTTGATAGGGGAAAAGATTGACGAATTGATGAGTGAGGCAATATCAAACCAGGGCGGGCCAATTGATTTAGAGGTTATTAGAAATTATACAAGCTTGAAAATGAGACTCTTTGAAAAGCTGAATAGAGTAGTTTAA
- the nadE gene encoding NAD(+) synthase has product MKTEKVAEYIIKWLKEYAENAKVKGFVVGVSGGIDSALTSTLCAKTGFPTLCVEMPIHQAPSQVTRAQEHIAQLKNNFSNVSDVKVDLTSTFEDFKNVVPNAAPSAKVDLSLANTRARLRMTTLYYLAGLHSSLVAGTGNKVEDFGVGFYTKYGDGGVDLSPIADLMKSEVYELSEFLGVPNSIQKAQPTDGLFGDSRTDEDQIGASYDELEWAMKMQNNGKSENDFSGREQEVFKIYSRLNRINQHKMIPIPICEIPKDLQ; this is encoded by the coding sequence ATGAAGACGGAAAAGGTTGCCGAGTACATCATAAAATGGTTAAAAGAATATGCTGAAAATGCAAAAGTAAAAGGATTTGTCGTTGGAGTTTCTGGTGGAATTGATTCTGCCCTTACTTCTACACTATGTGCAAAAACAGGTTTCCCTACTTTATGTGTAGAAATGCCTATTCATCAAGCACCTAGTCAAGTTACTAGAGCACAAGAGCATATTGCTCAATTAAAAAATAATTTTAGCAATGTTTCTGATGTAAAAGTAGATTTAACTTCAACATTCGAAGATTTTAAAAATGTAGTGCCAAATGCAGCACCATCTGCAAAAGTAGATTTGTCTTTAGCCAATACAAGAGCAAGACTAAGAATGACAACTTTATATTATTTAGCAGGTTTACATAGTTCTTTAGTAGCAGGAACTGGTAATAAAGTTGAAGATTTTGGTGTTGGATTTTACACAAAATATGGTGATGGAGGTGTAGATTTAAGCCCAATTGCAGATTTAATGAAATCTGAAGTATATGAATTATCTGAATTTTTAGGTGTCCCAAACTCAATACAAAAAGCACAACCAACAGATGGTTTATTTGGAGATAGTAGAACTGACGAAGACCAAATAGGAGCTTCCTACGACGAATTAGAATGGGCAATGAAAATGCAAAATAATGGAAAATCTGAAAATGATTTTTCAGGAAGAGAACAAGAAGTCTTTAAAATTTATTCACGATTAAATAGAATTAATCAACATAAAATGATTCCTATTCCTATTTGTGAAATACCAAAAGACTTACAATAA
- the gldB gene encoding gliding motility lipoprotein GldB, producing the protein MRFYFVNLMVLWMFFSCTDKKNTEIDVSTTNIDFSIKRYEVDFYNTTANQLPNLKNKYPYLFPKSFTDSLAISKIANKDEQELFKETQKLYKNIPVLKSQLASLFKHVKYYNTNFKAPNVVTIISNIDYNSRVIYADSLLFISLDAYLGKTHRFYSDYPKYIKENNNKENIIVDVANSIINKQVVPLPTRSFLSKMIQEGKKMYLLDMYLPAVPDKLKIGYSSENMDWTLYNEEDIWKYFIERKLLFSTDTKLNKRFLENAPFSKFYLKNDNESPGRIGVWLGWKIVRSYMQNNDVSLQELLIIDPEELFKRSKYKPKK; encoded by the coding sequence ATGAGATTTTATTTTGTGAATTTAATGGTTTTATGGATGTTTTTTTCATGTACTGATAAAAAAAACACAGAAATTGATGTTTCTACAACAAATATTGATTTTTCGATAAAAAGGTACGAGGTAGATTTTTACAATACCACCGCTAATCAATTGCCTAACCTTAAAAATAAATATCCCTATTTATTTCCAAAATCATTTACAGATAGTTTGGCTATTTCTAAAATAGCTAATAAAGATGAACAAGAGTTATTTAAAGAAACTCAAAAATTATATAAGAATATTCCTGTGCTAAAATCACAATTAGCATCACTTTTTAAGCATGTTAAATATTATAACACCAATTTTAAAGCGCCCAATGTGGTTACTATTATATCTAATATAGATTACAATAGTAGAGTAATTTATGCAGATAGTTTATTATTTATTTCTTTAGATGCTTATTTAGGGAAAACGCATCGATTCTATTCAGACTACCCTAAATATATTAAAGAAAATAATAATAAAGAAAATATTATTGTGGATGTAGCAAATTCAATAATTAATAAGCAAGTTGTTCCATTACCTACTCGAAGTTTTTTATCAAAAATGATTCAGGAAGGAAAAAAAATGTACTTATTAGATATGTATTTACCTGCTGTTCCAGATAAATTAAAAATAGGATATTCAAGTGAAAACATGGATTGGACTCTTTATAATGAAGAAGATATTTGGAAATATTTTATAGAACGAAAATTGTTGTTTAGTACAGATACAAAATTGAACAAACGATTTTTAGAGAATGCTCCATTTTCTAAGTTTTATTTAAAGAATGATAATGAATCTCCAGGAAGAATAGGGGTATGGTTAGGATGGAAAATAGTAAGGTCTTATATGCAAAATAATGATGTATCTTTGCAAGAATTATTAATAATTGATCCTGAAGAGTTATTCAAAAGATCAAAATACAAGCCTAAAAAATAA
- the gldC gene encoding gliding motility protein GldC, protein MSVKHNSQINFEIGLDENKVPEEISWTAKDGDINNEASKAIMISVWDHKKKDTLRMDLWTKDMPVDEMKQFYHQTLVSMADTFERATDDQKMSATMRDFCAYFAEKLELK, encoded by the coding sequence ATGTCAGTAAAACATAATTCACAAATTAATTTTGAAATTGGTTTGGATGAAAACAAAGTTCCAGAAGAAATTTCTTGGACAGCAAAAGACGGAGATATAAATAATGAAGCGTCTAAAGCTATTATGATATCTGTATGGGATCATAAGAAAAAAGATACTTTACGTATGGATTTATGGACAAAAGACATGCCTGTAGATGAAATGAAGCAATTCTATCATCAAACATTAGTATCTATGGCAGATACTTTTGAACGTGCCACAGATGATCAGAAGATGAGTGCTACGATGCGTGATTTTTGTGCTTATTTTGCAGAGAAGTTAGAGTTGAAGTAA
- a CDS encoding OmpA family protein has translation MRRIILFILFSSFIIAQSFGQKNEKNIIYKDSTEVKGSDIIKENNTWAIAGGFSNFIMHGDLRSIGTSDDTNYWNFGGYVYVDKMFNPVLGLEFKATYTKMSGGAQYFSNTYDLKYVPTTVNRDNMKFEGTAYGAELNLIVSFSNLYRRQARKWNVSGYFGVGYHQYDSALFDRNSDGSYTKISDADFGYNPERNSVSEASSIYLSAQLGIKRKLSRRLDLEFRTGMYFNHEDHLDAAISNKQNWENFFVTSLGVVLKLGKKKEYIIWVADKPAGAEFKIIDTDNDGVMDQLDVEPNTPIGAMVYGNGQAIDTDGDGLPDYKDKCPLEYGPISNEGCPLNVDTDGDGVMDAKDLCPNTPGPVENKGCPKQEVVPPVNITQQIGLLATSIYFDTNKDVIKLISYSTIDQIVMLMKKIPDVRFVIEGHTDDRNSDRYNLYLSQRRAESVRKYMIRQGISSERLEPKGYGESRPKFSNDNAGGRQLNRRVEIKPIDAIGTVERIDE, from the coding sequence ATGAGGAGAATTATATTATTTATTCTATTTAGCAGTTTTATAATTGCACAATCATTCGGTCAAAAGAATGAAAAAAATATTATATACAAAGACAGTACTGAAGTAAAAGGTAGTGATATTATAAAAGAAAACAATACCTGGGCAATAGCTGGTGGTTTCAGTAATTTCATTATGCATGGAGATTTACGTTCAATTGGTACTAGTGATGATACCAACTACTGGAATTTTGGGGGTTATGTTTATGTAGATAAAATGTTTAACCCAGTATTAGGACTTGAATTTAAAGCCACTTACACTAAAATGTCCGGTGGAGCTCAATATTTCTCAAATACGTACGATCTTAAGTATGTCCCAACCACAGTTAATAGAGATAACATGAAATTTGAAGGTACTGCCTATGGTGCCGAATTAAATTTAATAGTAAGTTTTTCTAATCTTTATAGAAGACAAGCTAGAAAATGGAATGTTTCTGGATATTTTGGTGTTGGATATCACCAATACGATTCTGCTTTATTTGATAGAAACTCTGATGGATCTTACACTAAGATTTCAGATGCAGATTTTGGATATAACCCAGAAAGAAATAGCGTATCTGAAGCAAGTTCAATCTATTTATCTGCACAACTAGGTATAAAAAGAAAATTAAGCAGACGCTTAGATCTAGAATTTAGAACTGGTATGTATTTCAACCATGAAGATCATTTAGATGCTGCGATTTCTAACAAACAAAATTGGGAAAACTTTTTTGTAACGAGCCTAGGTGTAGTTCTAAAATTAGGAAAGAAAAAAGAATATATTATTTGGGTTGCCGACAAGCCTGCTGGAGCAGAATTTAAAATCATTGATACAGATAATGACGGTGTAATGGATCAATTAGATGTAGAACCAAACACACCTATAGGAGCGATGGTTTATGGTAATGGTCAGGCTATAGATACAGACGGAGATGGATTACCAGATTACAAAGATAAATGTCCACTAGAATATGGTCCTATATCTAATGAAGGTTGTCCTTTAAATGTTGATACGGATGGAGATGGAGTTATGGATGCTAAAGATTTATGTCCAAATACACCTGGTCCAGTAGAAAACAAAGGTTGTCCTAAACAAGAAGTAGTACCACCTGTTAACATTACACAACAAATTGGGTTGTTAGCAACAAGTATTTACTTTGATACTAATAAAGATGTAATTAAATTAATATCTTATAGTACTATTGACCAAATCGTTATGTTAATGAAAAAAATACCAGATGTAAGGTTTGTTATTGAAGGTCATACAGATGATAGAAATAGTGATAGATACAACTTGTACTTATCTCAAAGAAGAGCAGAAAGTGTAAGAAAATACATGATAAGACAAGGTATTTCTAGCGAAAGATTAGAACCAAAAGGATATGGTGAATCAAGACCTAAATTCTCTAATGATAATGCTGGAGGAAGACAACTAAACAGAAGAGTTGAAATTAAACCAATAGATGCTATTGGGACTGTAGAAAGAATTGATGAATAA
- the folK gene encoding 2-amino-4-hydroxy-6-hydroxymethyldihydropteridine diphosphokinase, whose protein sequence is MNIQHTTYLSLGTNQGNKLENLQNAINLIADDIGGILKISSIYKTPSWGFDGNDFYNICIKVSTNQQPEALMSSLLNIENELGRQRSTKEGYQDRNIDIDILLFEDLIIFSKTLIVPHSKMLQRKFVLIPLSEIAPTVIHPIEKKQISICIQGCDDTSEIIKVNEALKRPIPISEKYNYIAIEGNIGAGKTTLANLISTEFNAKTVLERFADNPFLPKFYEDKERYAFPLEMSFLADRYQQLTDDLAQFDLFKNFIISDYYIFKSLIFAQVTLQKEEYLLYRKMFDLMYKEITKPDLYIYLFQNTERLLENIKRRGRDYEQKIEPAYLKKIHNGYKSFIKTEKNLNSLIIDVSEMDFVANKKDYLKIINTIKHF, encoded by the coding sequence ATGAACATACAACATACTACATATTTATCATTAGGAACAAACCAAGGAAACAAACTTGAAAACCTACAAAATGCCATTAACTTAATAGCTGACGATATTGGTGGTATTCTAAAAATATCTTCCATTTACAAAACACCTTCTTGGGGATTTGATGGAAATGATTTCTATAATATTTGCATTAAAGTTTCCACCAATCAACAACCAGAAGCTTTAATGAGTTCTTTATTAAACATAGAAAATGAACTAGGTAGGCAACGATCTACAAAAGAAGGCTATCAAGATAGAAATATAGATATTGATATATTGTTATTTGAAGATCTTATTATCTTCTCTAAAACTTTGATCGTTCCACATTCAAAAATGTTACAGCGTAAATTTGTACTAATTCCTTTGTCTGAAATAGCCCCAACAGTAATACATCCCATAGAAAAAAAACAAATTTCAATATGTATACAGGGTTGTGACGATACATCTGAAATTATAAAAGTGAATGAAGCACTAAAAAGACCAATCCCTATATCTGAAAAATATAACTATATTGCTATAGAAGGAAACATTGGAGCAGGCAAAACAACTTTAGCAAATCTAATCTCTACAGAGTTTAATGCTAAAACCGTTTTAGAGCGTTTTGCAGACAACCCTTTTCTACCAAAATTTTACGAAGACAAAGAACGCTATGCATTTCCATTAGAGATGAGTTTTTTGGCCGATAGATATCAACAACTCACAGATGATTTAGCACAATTTGACTTATTTAAGAACTTTATTATATCAGATTACTATATTTTTAAATCTTTAATTTTTGCCCAAGTAACATTACAAAAAGAAGAGTACTTACTGTATAGAAAAATGTTCGATTTAATGTATAAAGAAATTACAAAACCAGATTTATATATTTATTTATTTCAAAATACAGAACGACTCTTAGAAAACATTAAAAGAAGAGGCAGAGACTATGAACAAAAAATTGAACCGGCATATCTAAAAAAAATTCATAATGGATATAAAAGTTTTATTAAAACAGAAAAAAATCTAAATTCACTAATAATAGATGTGTCAGAAATGGATTTCGTAGCTAATAAAAAGGACTATCTTAAAATTATTAACACAATTAAGCATTTTTAA
- a CDS encoding polyribonucleotide nucleotidyltransferase — MIPKVFREVIDLGDGRTISLETGKLAKQAHGSVVVQMGKAMLLCTVVSNYKQSDVDFLPLTVDYREKFAAAGRYPGGFFKREARPSDGEVLTMRLVDRVLRPLFPKDYHAEVQVMIQLMSHDEDVMPDALAGLAASAAIQLSDFPFECPISEARVGRINGEFVINPNRAQLAESDIDMMIGASADSVMMVEGEMDEISEEEMADAIKFAHEAIKVQCAAQVALAEAFGKKETRIYQGEREDEELAAKINELTYDKCYAIAKKGTSKVERTNAFADIKEEVKAAFTEEELADYGDLVGRYFNKSQKAAVRELTLSEGLRLDGRKTTDIRPIWCEVDYLPSVHGSSIFTRGETQALATVTLGTSRDAMKIDMPSYEGEENFYLHYNFPPFCTGEARPLRGTSRREVGHGNLAQRGLKGMIPADCPYTVRVVSEVLESNGSSSMATVCAGTMALMDAGVKMIRPVSGIAMGLISDGDRYAVLSDILGDEDHLGDMDFKVTGTSEGITACQMDIKVKGLSYEILVNALKQARDGRFHILGKITDTIAAANEEVKAHAPKMVNRRIPNELIGAFIGPGGKNIQELQKETETTIVITEDPVTEEGIIEILGTKPEGIEAVIAKIESMLFKPEKGSVYEVKVIKMLDFGAVVEYTEAPGNEVLLHVSELAWERTDNVSDVVKMGDILDVKYFGLDPRTRKEKVSRKAILPKPEGFVERPPRDDKRSGGRDNRGRDNRRDDRKPRAPRKEE; from the coding sequence ATGATTCCAAAAGTATTTAGAGAGGTTATAGACCTTGGAGATGGTAGAACTATCTCGTTAGAAACCGGTAAATTAGCAAAACAAGCACACGGTTCTGTTGTTGTTCAAATGGGTAAAGCAATGTTATTATGTACGGTAGTTTCTAACTACAAACAATCTGACGTTGATTTTTTACCACTAACAGTAGATTATAGAGAAAAATTTGCGGCTGCAGGTCGTTATCCTGGTGGTTTCTTTAAAAGAGAAGCAAGACCTAGTGATGGAGAAGTATTAACAATGCGTTTAGTAGACCGTGTTTTACGTCCTTTATTCCCTAAAGATTACCATGCAGAAGTACAGGTAATGATTCAATTAATGTCTCATGATGAAGATGTTATGCCAGATGCATTAGCAGGTTTAGCGGCGTCAGCAGCTATTCAATTATCAGATTTCCCTTTCGAATGCCCTATCTCTGAAGCTAGAGTTGGTCGTATCAACGGAGAATTTGTTATCAACCCAAACAGAGCACAATTAGCAGAATCTGACATCGACATGATGATTGGAGCTTCTGCAGATTCTGTAATGATGGTTGAAGGTGAAATGGATGAAATTTCTGAAGAAGAAATGGCAGATGCAATTAAATTTGCCCATGAAGCTATTAAAGTTCAGTGTGCTGCTCAAGTTGCATTAGCTGAAGCTTTTGGTAAGAAAGAAACCAGAATATACCAAGGAGAAAGAGAAGATGAAGAATTAGCAGCTAAAATTAATGAACTTACATACGATAAGTGTTATGCAATTGCTAAAAAAGGAACTTCTAAAGTAGAACGTACTAATGCTTTTGCAGACATAAAAGAAGAAGTAAAAGCAGCATTTACTGAAGAAGAATTAGCTGACTATGGTGATTTAGTTGGAAGATATTTCAATAAATCTCAAAAAGCAGCAGTTAGAGAATTAACTTTATCAGAAGGTTTACGTTTAGACGGACGTAAAACAACAGATATTAGACCAATTTGGTGTGAAGTAGATTACTTACCATCAGTACACGGTTCTTCTATCTTTACTCGTGGAGAAACACAAGCCTTAGCAACTGTAACTTTAGGAACTTCTAGAGATGCAATGAAAATAGATATGCCATCTTACGAAGGTGAAGAAAATTTCTATTTACACTATAACTTCCCTCCTTTTTGTACAGGTGAAGCTAGACCATTAAGAGGAACATCTCGTAGAGAAGTTGGTCATGGTAACCTAGCACAACGTGGATTAAAAGGAATGATTCCTGCAGATTGCCCTTATACAGTAAGAGTAGTATCTGAAGTATTAGAATCTAACGGTTCTTCTTCTATGGCAACTGTTTGTGCTGGTACAATGGCATTAATGGATGCAGGTGTTAAAATGATAAGACCAGTTTCTGGTATTGCTATGGGATTAATTTCTGACGGAGATCGTTATGCTGTTTTATCTGATATTTTAGGTGATGAAGATCACTTAGGAGATATGGATTTTAAAGTAACAGGTACTTCAGAAGGAATTACAGCATGTCAAATGGACATAAAAGTAAAAGGTCTTTCTTACGAAATTTTAGTAAATGCACTAAAACAAGCAAGAGATGGTCGTTTTCATATTTTAGGTAAAATTACAGATACAATTGCTGCTGCAAATGAAGAAGTAAAAGCGCATGCTCCTAAAATGGTGAATAGAAGAATACCTAATGAATTAATTGGTGCTTTTATTGGACCAGGAGGTAAAAACATTCAAGAATTACAGAAAGAAACAGAAACTACAATTGTAATTACTGAAGATCCTGTAACAGAAGAAGGAATTATCGAAATTTTAGGAACTAAACCAGAAGGAATCGAAGCAGTTATTGCTAAGATTGAGTCTATGTTATTTAAACCAGAAAAAGGTTCTGTATATGAAGTAAAAGTGATCAAAATGTTAGATTTTGGTGCTGTTGTAGAATATACTGAAGCTCCCGGTAACGAAGTTTTATTACACGTAAGTGAATTAGCTTGGGAACGCACAGATAATGTTTCTGATGTTGTTAAGATGGGAGATATTTTAGATGTAAAATACTTTGGTTTAGACCCAAGAACACGTAAAGAAAAAGTTTCTAGAAAAGCAATTTTACCAAAACCAGAAGGTTTTGTTGAAAGACCACCAAGAGATGATAAACGTTCTGGTGGACGTGATAACAGAGGTAGAGACAATCGTAGAGACGATAGAAAACCTAGAGCTCCTAGAAAAGAAGAGTAA
- the rpsO gene encoding 30S ribosomal protein S15 yields the protein MYLTKEVKESIFEKHGKGKNDTGSSEGQIALFTHRINHLTGHLKNNRKDYNTERSLVMLVGKRRSLLDYLKKTDIVRYRAIIAELGIRK from the coding sequence ATGTATTTAACTAAAGAAGTAAAAGAAAGCATCTTCGAAAAACACGGTAAAGGAAAAAACGATACTGGTTCTTCAGAAGGTCAAATCGCATTATTTACGCACAGAATCAACCATTTAACTGGGCACTTAAAAAATAATCGTAAAGATTATAACACAGAGCGTTCATTAGTAATGTTAGTTGGTAAACGTAGAAGTTTATTAGATTATCTAAAGAAAACTGATATTGTAAGATATCGTGCAATTATCGCAGAATTAGGAATTAGAAAATAA